Proteins encoded in a region of the Flavobacteriaceae bacterium HL-DH10 genome:
- the ccoS gene encoding cbb3-type cytochrome oxidase assembly protein CcoS: protein MSVIYVLLTISIIVAVGFFIAFIMAVKKGQYDDSYTPSVRMLFEDELVKETSEKTILTKKDQ, encoded by the coding sequence ATGAGTGTTATTTATGTATTACTAACAATAAGTATTATTGTTGCTGTTGGCTTTTTTATAGCATTTATTATGGCTGTAAAAAAGGGACAGTATGACGATAGCTATACACCATCTGTTCGCATGCTATTTGAAGACGAACTTGTTAAAGAGACTTCCGAAAAAACAATACTAACCAAAAAAGATCAATAA
- a CDS encoding ATP-binding cassette domain-containing protein, whose protein sequence is MKKQIMTPWQRLIGLLQLEKKDILQVFYYAIFSGIVALSLPLGIQAIINLIQGAQISTSWIVLVTLVTLGVAFSGALQLMQLRIIETIQQRIFMRSSFELSYRFPKIKMSELRSYYPPELANRFFDTLTIQKGLSKILIDVPTAILQILFALILLSFYHPFFILFGILLLVLIFIVFKFTAKKGLETSLNESKNKYKVAHWIQEIARTVISFKLSGSTNLGINKNDILVNDYLKARENHFKILIIQFIQMISFKVIVTASLLLIGGALVLNQEMNIGQFVAAEIIILLVIASVEKLILGLESFYDVLTSIEKIGQVVDKELEIQDGETPIFNENVNIELNQVSYSVPNRDLKIVNNVSFNISSESRILILGESGSGKSSLLRLIAGINEPTAGNIYINNLPIGSLTLNNYRSQMGLSLTEETPFEGSIKENLTFGNQTITDDEIFNVMDKVGLMEFIKEQPKGLHTILYPDGKQMSHTVSKKIILARAILKKPSVLILEDALDRFNPKETNAITNYLTHKDRPWALIVVSGSSRWKTKCNQIIELDKGAIKKINHA, encoded by the coding sequence ATGAAAAAACAAATCATGACTCCTTGGCAACGTCTAATTGGTTTATTACAACTAGAAAAAAAAGACATACTTCAAGTTTTTTATTATGCTATATTCTCAGGAATAGTTGCATTATCACTACCTCTAGGAATACAAGCTATTATAAATTTAATTCAAGGAGCTCAAATATCAACATCATGGATTGTATTAGTTACTTTAGTAACCTTAGGAGTTGCCTTTTCTGGAGCATTACAACTCATGCAATTACGCATCATTGAAACCATACAACAACGTATTTTCATGCGTTCATCATTTGAGTTGAGTTATCGATTTCCTAAAATTAAAATGTCGGAATTACGTAGTTACTATCCACCAGAATTAGCAAATCGCTTTTTTGATACTTTAACCATTCAAAAAGGATTATCAAAAATATTAATTGACGTACCAACAGCCATTTTGCAAATATTATTTGCTCTTATTTTGCTATCCTTTTATCATCCATTTTTTATTCTTTTTGGTATTCTATTATTAGTATTAATTTTTATAGTATTTAAGTTTACTGCAAAAAAAGGGCTTGAAACCAGTTTAAACGAATCTAAAAACAAGTATAAAGTAGCACATTGGATTCAAGAAATTGCAAGAACTGTTATTAGTTTTAAACTTTCTGGAAGCACCAATTTAGGTATAAACAAAAACGACATTTTAGTAAATGACTACTTAAAAGCTAGAGAAAATCATTTTAAAATATTAATCATTCAGTTTATTCAAATGATTAGTTTTAAAGTTATTGTAACAGCCAGCTTACTACTAATTGGTGGTGCTTTAGTACTAAATCAGGAAATGAATATTGGTCAGTTTGTTGCAGCCGAAATCATTATTTTATTGGTAATTGCCTCTGTAGAAAAATTAATTCTAGGACTAGAATCTTTTTATGATGTATTAACATCCATTGAAAAAATAGGACAAGTAGTTGATAAAGAATTAGAAATACAAGATGGAGAAACCCCTATTTTTAATGAGAATGTAAATATAGAATTAAATCAGGTTTCTTATTCTGTACCTAATAGAGATTTAAAAATAGTTAATAACGTTTCTTTTAATATTTCTTCAGAAAGTAGAATTTTAATTCTTGGAGAAAGTGGCTCAGGAAAATCATCATTATTAAGACTCATAGCTGGTATTAATGAACCTACAGCTGGTAACATATACATTAACAACTTACCCATTGGAAGCCTAACTTTAAACAATTATAGGTCACAAATGGGATTATCTTTAACAGAAGAAACACCTTTTGAAGGTTCTATTAAAGAAAACTTAACCTTTGGAAACCAAACCATAACAGATGATGAAATTTTTAATGTAATGGACAAAGTGGGGTTAATGGAATTTATAAAAGAACAACCCAAAGGTCTACATACTATTTTATATCCAGATGGTAAACAAATGTCACATACGGTATCTAAAAAAATCATACTAGCTAGAGCCATTCTCAAAAAACCAAGTGTTTTAATTTTAGAAGATGCTTTGGACCGCTTTAATCCTAAAGAAACTAATGCTATCACCAATTACCTAACTCATAAAGACAGACCATGGGCATTAATAGTTGTTAGTGGCAGTAGTCGGTGGAAAACTAAATGCAATCAAATTATTGAATTAGATAAAGGTGCCATTAAAAAGATAAACCATGCTTAA
- a CDS encoding FixH family protein — translation MKINWGTGIVLAFIGFISFIMYFIITMNVNNKYSHDLVTEDYYAEELDYQNDINKLTNANNLNQNISYKKSEEGLIINFPDDIDYTKIKGKVFLYRPSNKQLDFDTAISLSKPYLLIPDNRLVDGRWNIKIDWQLNNQSYLYKETINY, via the coding sequence ATGAAAATTAATTGGGGAACAGGAATTGTACTTGCATTCATCGGATTTATAAGCTTTATCATGTATTTTATTATCACCATGAATGTAAATAATAAATACAGTCATGATTTAGTAACTGAAGATTATTATGCTGAAGAATTAGACTATCAAAACGATATTAATAAGTTAACAAATGCTAATAATTTAAACCAAAACATCAGTTACAAAAAATCAGAAGAAGGATTAATTATTAATTTCCCTGATGATATTGATTACACAAAAATTAAAGGAAAAGTGTTCCTATATAGACCATCTAACAAACAGTTAGATTTTGATACTGCTATTTCATTATCTAAACCTTATTTGCTCATACCTGACAATCGTTTGGTAGATGGTCGATGGAACATTAAAATAGACTGGCAATTAAACAACCAATCTTATTTATACAAAGAAACAATAAATTATTAA
- a CDS encoding sulfite exporter TauE/SafE family protein — MLISAFVLGLLGSFHCIGMCGPIAFMLPVNRTNAYKKISQITIYHIGRLLAYSIIGFVFGLIGKSLYIFGFQQQLSIAIGVLMILVVLIPQQTFNKFNFSKPIYKLISKVKSALGQALKRKTADTFLTIGFLNGFLPCGLVYMAVFAAIAEGNALSGSLYMAVFGLGTIPLMTTAIYFSQFLKGKTRQRIQKAIPVFVIIIGVLFILRGLGLGIPYISPTLTNDTVTSGINCH, encoded by the coding sequence ATGCTAATTTCAGCATTTGTTTTAGGACTATTAGGAAGTTTTCACTGCATAGGCATGTGTGGCCCTATTGCCTTTATGTTACCTGTTAACAGAACAAATGCTTACAAAAAAATATCACAAATTACTATTTACCATATTGGTAGACTTTTAGCATATAGCATCATTGGTTTTGTTTTTGGTCTTATTGGAAAAAGTCTCTACATTTTTGGGTTTCAACAACAACTTTCTATTGCTATTGGCGTATTAATGATATTGGTAGTCTTAATTCCACAACAAACCTTTAACAAATTTAATTTCTCTAAACCTATTTATAAACTTATTAGCAAAGTTAAATCGGCATTAGGTCAGGCTTTAAAAAGAAAAACAGCAGATACGTTTCTAACTATTGGGTTTCTTAATGGCTTCTTACCCTGCGGATTAGTTTACATGGCTGTATTTGCTGCCATTGCAGAAGGCAACGCTTTAAGTGGAAGTTTATATATGGCTGTATTTGGCTTAGGCACCATACCTTTAATGACTACCGCTATCTATTTTAGTCAGTTTTTAAAGGGTAAAACTAGACAACGCATACAAAAAGCCATTCCTGTTTTTGTAATAATTATAGGAGTTTTATTTATACTTCGTGGTTTAGGTTTAGGAATACCTTATATATCTCCTACCCTTACTAATGACACGGTTACTAGCGGCATAAACTGCCACTAA
- the ccoG gene encoding cytochrome c oxidase accessory protein CcoG, with the protein METPENETFRDSIGTITKDGKRAWVFPKKPSGKFYKYRKWVSYGLLAFLVLSPFIKVNGNQFLMFNVLERRFNIFGFPFWPQDFHLFVISMIIGVIFITLFTVAFGRIFCGWICPQTIFMEMVFRRIEYWIEGDRGKQIRLSKQPWNAEKIRKKGLKLIIFLIISFIIANVFLAYLIGSDRLIQYITDGPLSHLNNLISLLIFTAIFYFVFAWFREQVCVIACPYGRLQGVLLDNKSIIVAYDYKRGEGEKGRKKFRKNEDRQALGHGDCIDCSQCVHVCPTGIDIRNGTQLECVNCTACIDECDSIMESINLPKGLIRYASEDNIEKKAPFKLTARLKGYIAVLAILIGLLTGMLFLRNDVEANVLRLPGQLYEHKENNIISNVFTYKLVNKTTKDIDNVSLKLLSHKGTLKLVSTSDSFVVPGQGIAKGTLFIEINNSALSGDRNKIKIGIYQNDKLIETTTANFLGPRSYR; encoded by the coding sequence ATGGAAACGCCAGAAAACGAAACATTTAGAGACTCTATTGGCACCATTACCAAAGATGGCAAACGCGCTTGGGTTTTTCCTAAAAAACCTAGTGGAAAATTCTATAAATATAGAAAATGGGTTAGCTATGGTTTATTGGCATTTCTAGTTTTATCGCCATTTATAAAAGTTAATGGCAATCAGTTTTTAATGTTCAATGTTTTAGAACGTCGTTTTAACATTTTTGGTTTTCCGTTTTGGCCACAAGATTTTCATTTGTTTGTTATTTCAATGATTATTGGCGTCATTTTTATAACACTGTTTACAGTTGCTTTTGGTAGAATATTTTGCGGTTGGATTTGTCCACAAACCATTTTTATGGAAATGGTTTTCAGACGTATTGAATATTGGATAGAAGGAGACCGAGGGAAACAAATTAGACTTTCTAAACAACCTTGGAATGCAGAAAAAATTAGAAAAAAAGGATTAAAGCTAATTATATTTCTAATCATCTCTTTCATTATTGCTAATGTGTTTTTAGCTTATTTAATAGGAAGTGACAGACTCATTCAATACATTACAGATGGTCCTTTAAGTCATTTAAACAACCTCATTTCTCTGCTTATTTTTACGGCTATATTTTATTTTGTATTTGCCTGGTTTAGAGAACAAGTTTGTGTTATTGCTTGTCCTTATGGACGCTTACAAGGTGTATTATTAGATAATAAATCAATTATTGTAGCTTACGATTACAAACGTGGTGAAGGCGAAAAAGGCAGAAAAAAATTCAGAAAAAATGAAGACAGACAAGCTTTAGGCCATGGTGATTGTATTGACTGTTCTCAATGTGTACATGTATGTCCAACAGGTATTGATATTAGAAATGGTACGCAATTAGAGTGTGTAAACTGTACTGCTTGTATTGACGAGTGTGACAGTATTATGGAAAGCATCAATTTACCTAAAGGCTTAATTAGATATGCTAGTGAAGACAATATTGAGAAAAAAGCTCCTTTTAAATTAACAGCTAGATTAAAAGGCTATATTGCTGTACTTGCTATTTTAATAGGTTTATTAACAGGCATGTTGTTTTTACGAAATGATGTTGAGGCTAATGTTTTAAGATTACCAGGACAATTATATGAACACAAAGAAAACAACATTATTAGTAATGTATTTACTTATAAATTAGTTAACAAAACAACTAAAGATATAGATAATGTAAGTTTAAAATTATTATCACATAAAGGCACTTTAAAATTGGTATCTACTAGTGATAGTTTTGTTGTTCCAGGTCAAGGTATTGCCAAAGGCACTTTATTTATTGAAATTAATAATTCGGCTTTATCTGGTGATCGAAATAAAATTAAAATAGGTATTTATCAAAATGATAAACTTATTGAAACTACAACTGCAAATTTTTTAGGCCCTAGGAGTTATAGATAA
- a CDS encoding CcoQ/FixQ family Cbb3-type cytochrome c oxidase assembly chaperone, which produces MLKFAKNYMESITGIEIYPIISLLIFFTFFVVLFLWVFTAKKDYIKTVSNIPLDNQNDDIL; this is translated from the coding sequence ATGTTAAAATTTGCAAAAAACTATATGGAGAGTATTACGGGTATTGAAATTTACCCCATAATTTCTCTACTCATCTTTTTTACATTCTTTGTAGTGCTCTTTTTATGGGTGTTTACTGCTAAAAAAGACTATATAAAAACCGTAAGTAATATTCCTTTAGACAACCAAAACGACGATATATTATGA
- a CDS encoding biotin/lipoyl-binding protein, with protein sequence MLNISYNTLNKKVDLQSFKSAKNIFNKNYYKRFNQFLLVIAAIGFIVLFLPWTQNITGQGLVTTLKPNQRPQTLQSQIPGRIETWYVQEGDYVNKGDTILRISEIKSDYFDDKLVERTNTQIVAKSSSVGAYESKVQALNRQVSALQNEQKLKMQQTQNKLLQSHLKVKSDSIDLEAAKTNISIAERQFNRTQILQDEGLKAVKDVEEKRLKLQATQAKLISQENKYLASKNEVINAQIELSRITAQYADKISKAQSDMYTAQSSGFDAQAQVTKLENAYTNYKMRNDLLFVTAPQNGYINKVLTGGIGVTFKEGEALVGIMPAQYDLAVETFVKPIDLPLLHKGEYVRVQFDGWPAIVFSGWPNVSYGTYGAKVVAIERFISDNGKYRVLLAPDETDQPWPEAIRIGSGAKTIALLEDVPIWFELWRQINSFPPNYYQPKNNSKTASKKDKK encoded by the coding sequence ATGCTTAATATATCTTACAATACATTAAATAAAAAAGTAGATTTACAAAGCTTTAAATCTGCTAAAAACATATTTAACAAGAACTACTACAAACGTTTTAATCAGTTTTTATTAGTCATAGCTGCTATTGGGTTTATTGTGCTTTTTCTACCATGGACACAAAATATTACTGGACAAGGCTTAGTAACAACTTTAAAACCAAATCAGCGACCACAAACACTACAATCTCAAATACCAGGTCGTATTGAAACTTGGTATGTTCAAGAAGGCGATTACGTAAATAAAGGAGATACTATTCTTAGAATTTCAGAAATAAAAAGTGATTATTTTGATGATAAATTAGTTGAAAGAACGAACACTCAAATAGTAGCAAAATCTTCATCGGTCGGTGCTTACGAAAGCAAGGTTCAAGCCTTAAACCGACAAGTTTCTGCTTTACAAAATGAACAAAAATTAAAAATGCAGCAAACACAAAACAAATTATTGCAATCGCATTTAAAAGTAAAAAGTGATAGTATCGATTTAGAAGCTGCAAAAACCAATATTAGTATTGCCGAACGCCAATTTAACCGTACTCAAATACTACAAGACGAAGGCTTAAAAGCGGTTAAAGATGTAGAAGAAAAACGTTTAAAACTTCAAGCAACTCAAGCTAAACTAATTTCACAAGAGAACAAATATTTAGCTAGTAAAAACGAGGTTATCAATGCACAAATAGAACTATCTAGAATTACAGCACAATATGCCGATAAAATTTCTAAAGCACAAAGCGATATGTATACGGCTCAATCTAGTGGCTTTGACGCCCAAGCTCAAGTTACTAAATTAGAAAACGCCTATACAAACTATAAAATGCGTAACGATTTACTTTTTGTAACTGCTCCACAAAACGGATATATAAATAAAGTACTAACAGGTGGTATTGGTGTCACTTTTAAAGAAGGAGAAGCCCTTGTAGGTATTATGCCTGCTCAATATGATTTAGCTGTTGAAACGTTTGTAAAACCAATAGATTTACCTCTTTTACATAAAGGTGAGTATGTGCGTGTTCAATTTGATGGCTGGCCTGCAATAGTATTTAGCGGGTGGCCCAATGTATCTTACGGTACTTACGGCGCAAAAGTAGTAGCTATCGAACGGTTTATTAGTGATAATGGAAAATATAGAGTTCTACTGGCTCCAGATGAGACAGACCAACCATGGCCAGAAGCCATACGTATTGGCTCTGGAGCAAAAACTATTGCACTGTTAGAAGATGTTCCTATTTGGTTTGAATTATGGAGGCAAATTAACAGCTTCCCTCCTAATTATTACCAACCAAAAAACAACAGTAAAACAGCTTCAAAAAAAGACAAAAAATGA
- the ccoN gene encoding cytochrome-c oxidase, cbb3-type subunit I encodes MEMQQFHYDNKIVKNFLYATMLWGVVGMLVGLLLAFMFLFPNLTDGISWLSFGRLRPLHTNAVIFAFVGNAIFAGIYYSTQRLLKARMFNDTLSKINFWGWQLIIVGAAITLPLGFTTSKEYAELEWPFDIAIAVIWVVFGWNLIGTILKRRQRHLYVAIWFYIATFVTVAVLHIFNSLELPVSAMKSYSVYAGVQDALVQWWYGHNAVAFFLTTPFLGLMYYFVPKAANRPVYSYRLSIVHFWSLIFIYIWAGPHHLLYTALPEWAQNLGVAFSVMLLMPSWGGMINGLLTLRGAWDKVRTDPVLKFMVVAITGYGMATFEGPTLSLKNVNAIAHFTDWIIAHVHVGALAWNGFMTFGMIYYLVPKLFKTKLYSLALANLHFWIGTLGIIMYALPMYVAGFTQASMWKQFNPDGTLTYGNFLETVTEIIPMYWMRAIGGTLFLTGMLILVYNIIATIKQGSKVENELAEAPALERVTKKRTSGEGWHTWIERRPIQLTILATVAILIGGVVQIIPTIMVKSNIPTIASVKPYTPLELEGRDIYIREGCVGCHSQMIRPFRSEVERYGEYSKAGEYVYDHPFLWGSKRTGPDLHRIGDKYSDNWHFNHMYDPQSTSSGSIMPRYPWLIINELDKSQIEAKMKTMVTLGVPYSEEDIANAQADMLAQGTRIEENLYSDPDFVKSYQADKNYAEENGDSFVEMKNREIVAIIAYLQRLGTDIKVESAQN; translated from the coding sequence ATGGAAATGCAACAGTTTCATTACGATAATAAAATCGTTAAAAATTTCTTATACGCCACGATGCTTTGGGGCGTTGTGGGTATGCTTGTAGGTTTACTACTAGCTTTCATGTTTTTATTCCCCAACTTAACCGATGGTATTTCTTGGCTAAGCTTTGGTAGATTACGTCCGTTACACACCAACGCCGTTATTTTTGCCTTTGTGGGAAATGCTATTTTTGCGGGTATCTATTATTCTACACAGCGCTTATTAAAAGCAAGAATGTTTAATGACACCCTAAGTAAAATTAATTTCTGGGGCTGGCAACTTATTATTGTTGGTGCAGCTATAACGTTACCATTAGGGTTTACAACATCTAAAGAATATGCCGAATTAGAATGGCCTTTCGACATTGCAATAGCAGTTATTTGGGTGGTATTTGGATGGAACTTAATTGGTACCATTTTAAAAAGAAGACAACGCCATTTATATGTTGCCATTTGGTTTTATATTGCCACATTTGTTACTGTTGCGGTACTTCATATCTTTAATAGTTTAGAGTTACCTGTAAGCGCCATGAAAAGTTACTCAGTATATGCGGGCGTACAAGATGCCTTAGTACAATGGTGGTATGGACACAATGCAGTAGCATTCTTTTTAACGACACCTTTCCTAGGATTAATGTATTACTTTGTACCTAAAGCAGCTAACAGACCTGTATACTCATATCGACTATCTATTGTTCACTTTTGGTCGTTAATCTTTATATATATTTGGGCAGGACCGCATCACTTATTATATACAGCTTTACCTGAATGGGCTCAAAATTTAGGAGTCGCATTTTCTGTTATGCTTTTAATGCCATCTTGGGGTGGTATGATAAACGGATTATTAACACTTCGTGGCGCCTGGGATAAAGTTAGAACAGATCCTGTTTTAAAATTTATGGTTGTAGCCATTACAGGATATGGTATGGCAACTTTTGAAGGCCCTACACTATCTCTTAAAAACGTTAATGCTATTGCTCACTTTACGGACTGGATTATTGCACACGTTCATGTTGGTGCCTTAGCATGGAATGGTTTTATGACCTTTGGTATGATTTATTATTTAGTACCAAAACTATTTAAAACAAAACTATACTCTTTAGCTTTAGCAAATCTTCATTTCTGGATTGGCACCTTAGGTATTATTATGTATGCGTTACCAATGTATGTTGCTGGATTTACACAAGCAAGTATGTGGAAACAATTTAATCCTGATGGTACATTAACTTATGGTAACTTTTTAGAAACTGTTACCGAAATTATACCCATGTATTGGATGCGTGCTATTGGTGGCACATTATTCCTTACAGGTATGTTAATTTTAGTTTACAATATTATAGCGACTATTAAACAAGGTAGCAAAGTTGAAAACGAATTAGCCGAAGCACCAGCCTTAGAACGTGTTACTAAAAAACGTACTTCTGGCGAAGGTTGGCACACTTGGATAGAACGCAGACCAATTCAATTAACAATTTTAGCAACAGTAGCTATATTAATTGGAGGTGTTGTACAAATTATACCAACCATTATGGTAAAATCTAATATTCCAACTATAGCAAGCGTAAAACCATACACGCCTTTAGAATTAGAAGGTCGCGATATTTACATACGAGAAGGCTGTGTTGGTTGTCATTCACAAATGATTCGCCCTTTTAGAAGTGAGGTTGAACGTTATGGCGAATACTCTAAAGCAGGCGAATATGTTTACGACCATCCATTCTTATGGGGAAGTAAACGTACAGGGCCAGACTTACACAGAATTGGTGATAAATATTCAGACAACTGGCACTTTAATCACATGTACGATCCGCAAAGCACCTCATCGGGTTCTATTATGCCACGTTACCCTTGGCTAATTATAAATGAATTAGACAAGTCGCAAATTGAAGCAAAAATGAAAACGATGGTAACTTTAGGGGTTCCTTATTCTGAAGAAGACATCGCAAATGCTCAAGCAGATATGTTAGCACAAGGTACTCGAATAGAAGAAAATCTTTATTCCGATCCTGACTTTGTAAAAAGCTATCAAGCAGATAAAAATTATGCTGAAGAAAATGGAGACTCTTTTGTAGAGATGAAAAACAGAGAAATCGTAGCTATTATAGCTTACTTGCAGCGTTTAGGAACCGATATTAAAGTAGAATCAGCACAAAACTAA
- a CDS encoding TetR/AcrR family transcriptional regulator — MNTLLSNLRITVPEKIYIKDPGSSALGKRIIEQSIVLIDDIGFDAFTFKKLGILINSNESSIYRYFESKHKLLMYLTSWYWSWTEYQLVFETHNISDTTEKLKRAIEIVSRTIKEDSNYSYINETILNRIIINENSKSFLTKEVDKENKEGYFLAYKRIVYRLRDMITEVNPKYKYTSSLASTILEGSLHQHFLKDHFISITDCKNPITPTDFYIHLTLNALK; from the coding sequence ATGAACACATTACTATCTAATTTAAGAATTACAGTACCTGAAAAAATTTACATTAAAGACCCAGGATCTTCGGCATTAGGTAAGCGCATTATAGAACAGAGCATTGTATTAATTGACGATATTGGTTTTGATGCTTTCACCTTTAAAAAGCTAGGTATTTTAATTAATTCAAACGAAAGTTCTATTTATCGCTATTTTGAAAGCAAGCATAAATTACTTATGTATTTAACATCATGGTATTGGAGTTGGACAGAGTATCAACTTGTTTTTGAAACGCATAATATTTCTGATACTACAGAAAAACTTAAACGCGCCATAGAAATTGTATCTAGAACCATTAAAGAAGATAGTAACTATTCATATATAAATGAAACCATATTAAACCGTATTATCATCAATGAAAATTCTAAATCATTTTTAACTAAAGAAGTCGACAAAGAGAATAAAGAAGGTTACTTTTTAGCATATAAGCGAATTGTTTATCGTTTACGAGATATGATTACAGAAGTAAATCCGAAATATAAATATACTTCAAGTTTAGCAAGTACAATATTAGAAGGCAGTTTACACCAACACTTTTTAAAAGATCATTTTATATCAATTACAGATTGTAAAAATCCAATAACACCAACTGATTTTTATATTCATTTAACACTAAATGCCCTAAAATAG
- a CDS encoding cbb3-type cytochrome c oxidase N-terminal domain-containing protein: MRNLIPSWIRVPITFFVIFGAVEFFIDSGEKPAFIEYPVVLLFLFLVLIILIAIEAIIGALENIMLHKLDEEAKARFLAEKEKSFKFTWFSNTYKKLAGVDKPIEEEHEIILDHNYDGIKELDNNLPPWWVYSFYISIVFAAVYLLRFHVFEGENQYDELETELADARTAIEAYKKTAKNLVDVNTVTLLTEASDLSAGKTIFETNCVACHMADGGGGIGPNLTDKHWILGGDIKSIFKTVSEGGRSGKGMIAWKQQLKPLEIAQVSSYVLTFQGTTPANPKDPQGDLWVNENTETAPDANTTESDSLTVTK, encoded by the coding sequence ATGAGAAATTTAATTCCATCTTGGATTCGTGTTCCTATAACATTCTTTGTTATTTTTGGAGCTGTAGAATTCTTTATAGATTCTGGAGAAAAACCTGCCTTTATTGAATACCCTGTTGTATTACTATTTTTATTTTTAGTACTTATTATATTAATTGCTATTGAAGCCATTATTGGTGCATTAGAAAATATCATGCTTCACAAATTAGATGAAGAAGCTAAAGCACGATTTTTAGCAGAAAAAGAAAAGTCGTTTAAATTCACATGGTTTTCAAATACATACAAAAAACTTGCAGGTGTTGATAAACCAATAGAAGAAGAGCATGAAATTATTTTAGACCATAACTACGATGGTATTAAAGAGTTAGACAATAACTTACCGCCTTGGTGGGTTTATTCCTTTTACATTTCAATTGTTTTTGCAGCTGTTTACTTATTAAGATTCCATGTGTTTGAAGGAGAAAATCAGTATGATGAATTAGAAACAGAATTAGCCGATGCTCGAACTGCCATTGAAGCTTACAAAAAAACAGCTAAAAATCTAGTAGATGTTAATACCGTTACATTATTAACTGAAGCTTCAGACCTAAGTGCTGGAAAAACAATTTTTGAAACTAACTGTGTTGCTTGTCATATGGCAGACGGAGGTGGTGGCATTGGTCCAAATTTAACCGATAAACACTGGATATTAGGTGGCGATATTAAAAGTATATTTAAAACTGTTAGTGAAGGAGGTCGTTCTGGAAAAGGAATGATTGCATGGAAACAACAATTAAAACCATTAGAAATTGCTCAAGTATCGAGTTATGTTTTAACATTTCAAGGTACTACTCCTGCAAATCCTAAAGACCCACAAGGAGATCTTTGGGTTAATGAAAATACAGAAACAGCTCCTGATGCAAACACCACAGAATCTGATTCGTTAACTGTTACCAAATAA